A window of Peromyscus eremicus chromosome 7, PerEre_H2_v1, whole genome shotgun sequence contains these coding sequences:
- the LOC131915659 gene encoding tripartite motif-containing protein 43-like, which produces MESDISQAFQKELTCFICLSCLTDPVTISCGHSFCRACLHLSWEDIQPPVRCPLCREQYGKELRTNIVLKKLVSIVRQASLMKDLSSEEQKCVTHEDTKKIFCAENRIFLCPLCSNSHEHREHRHCPIEEAAADQMDRLLKQMASLWEKVQENQENLESGNRMRTLWTGLDDMFRSAHFLTKHNHYPSQDKPV; this is translated from the exons atggagtcagacatctcacaagccttccagaaagaactcacctgcttcatctgcctgagctgcctgacagacccagtcaccataagctgtggtcacagcttctgtcgagcctgcctccacctttcctgggaagacatccaACCACCTGTCCGATGCCCTTTGTGTAGAGAACAATATGGGAAGGAATTGAGAACTAACATTGttttgaagaagctggtgtccattgtcagacaagccagcctcatgaaggacctgagctctgaggagcaaaaGTGTGTGACCCACGAGGATACTAAGAAGAtcttctgtgctgagaacaggatcttcctctgtccacTCTGCTCAAACTCTCATGAGcacagagaacacagacactgTCCCATTGAAGAAGCTGCTGCTGATCAAATG GACAGACTTTTGAAgcaaatggcatctttatgggagaaggtccaagaaaatcaagagaatttagAGTCAGGAAACAGAATGAGAACTCTTTGGACG GGTTTGGACGACATGTTCAGAAG TGCACATTTCCTTACCAAACATAACCATTATCCATCACAAGATAAACCTGTTTAA